In Mycolicibacterium phocaicum, one DNA window encodes the following:
- a CDS encoding TIGR03557 family F420-dependent LLM class oxidoreductase has protein sequence MTSFGYTLMTEQCGPKELVRHAVRAEELGFDFEVCSDHYSPWLVSQGHAPNAWLVLGAVAHATSRVELCSYVTCPTMRYHPAVVAQQAATAQILADGRFLLGLGTGENLNEHVVGQGWPGYERRLDMLCEATKIIRQLLDGGVVNHKGEYFQVDGGRLWDLPAEPVPIGISMTGEKSVQRLADFADFMIDVAPDKPIVDQWLHERRVQGLETTGRAVAQLPICWDRDRDKAVERAHEQFRWFGGGWPTNAELPNPKAFDAATQFVRPEDVADQIPCGPDIDAVVEAVSAYRDAGFTDIALVQIGGDSQDSFFDEAAPALLAALRADAA, from the coding sequence ATGACTTCGTTCGGCTACACCCTGATGACTGAACAGTGCGGCCCGAAAGAGCTTGTCAGACATGCTGTTCGGGCCGAGGAGCTGGGCTTCGACTTCGAAGTCTGCAGCGACCACTATTCGCCGTGGCTGGTCTCGCAGGGCCACGCGCCGAATGCCTGGCTGGTGCTGGGCGCCGTCGCGCACGCGACCAGCCGGGTGGAGCTGTGCTCGTATGTCACGTGCCCGACGATGCGCTATCACCCGGCCGTCGTCGCGCAACAGGCCGCGACGGCGCAGATCTTGGCGGACGGCCGGTTCCTGCTCGGGCTGGGCACCGGTGAGAACCTCAATGAACATGTGGTGGGCCAGGGCTGGCCGGGCTACGAGCGCCGGCTCGACATGCTGTGTGAGGCGACCAAGATCATTCGGCAGCTCCTCGACGGTGGGGTCGTCAACCACAAGGGCGAGTACTTCCAGGTCGATGGCGGTCGGCTGTGGGATCTGCCGGCCGAGCCCGTGCCGATCGGCATCTCGATGACCGGCGAGAAGTCGGTTCAGAGGCTCGCCGACTTCGCCGACTTCATGATCGACGTGGCACCGGACAAACCGATTGTCGACCAGTGGCTCCACGAGCGTCGGGTACAGGGTCTGGAGACGACGGGACGTGCCGTGGCGCAATTGCCGATCTGCTGGGACAGGGATCGCGACAAGGCCGTGGAGCGGGCACACGAGCAGTTCCGGTGGTTCGGCGGCGGCTGGCCGACGAACGCGGAATTGCCCAACCCCAAAGCTTTTGATGCCGCGACGCAATTCGTGCGACCGGAGGACGTGGCAGACCAGATTCCGTGTGGCCCCGACATCGACGCCGTCGTCGAGGCCGTCAGCGCCTACCGGGACGCGGGGTTCACCGATATCGCACTCGTGCAGATCGGCGGAGATTCGCAGGACAGCTTCTTCGACGAAGCAGCTCCGGCGCTGTTGGCGGCGCTCCGTGCCGACGCCGCCTGA
- the mbp1 gene encoding microaggregate-binding protein 1, with amino-acid sequence MGMSGPEEAAKGVVEGIKGKVKTLLGAGIGRDDLFREGQAQQDKGEAQRDAAKREAEAESARGAAKAAEARERANQSDQ; translated from the coding sequence ATGGGTATGAGCGGTCCGGAAGAAGCTGCCAAGGGTGTCGTCGAAGGCATCAAGGGCAAGGTGAAGACGTTGCTCGGTGCGGGCATCGGGCGCGATGACCTGTTCCGGGAGGGCCAGGCGCAGCAGGACAAGGGTGAAGCACAGCGCGACGCCGCGAAGCGAGAAGCCGAGGCGGAATCCGCCCGGGGGGCCGCGAAAGCGGCAGAAGCCCGGGAGCGGGCGAATCAATCGGATCAGTAA
- a CDS encoding fascin domain-containing protein, translating into MVADIDPQQSAPKPTSLRKNRRLLAAAGVSAMAVMAVSLSGVASAATPTKTNCTFKTANGHYVTAVNSGGLTGLGQPPFDVIHTDAVRVGSWETFTLVDAGDGAHYGIRAFDGHYLTAVGGGGRTTDVIHSDATQLQGWEKFTITKLPSARGSQTVYSIGTIDGHFLTAVGGGGRTTDTIHSDATVANGWEQFHIHCAG; encoded by the coding sequence ATGGTTGCCGATATCGACCCCCAGCAGTCCGCGCCGAAACCGACGTCGCTGCGCAAGAACAGGCGACTACTCGCCGCCGCCGGTGTTTCGGCGATGGCCGTCATGGCCGTGAGCCTGTCCGGTGTGGCCTCGGCGGCCACCCCGACGAAGACCAACTGCACATTCAAGACCGCCAATGGGCACTATGTGACGGCAGTCAACAGCGGGGGGTTGACGGGACTCGGCCAACCACCGTTCGACGTAATCCACACGGACGCGGTGCGGGTCGGGTCATGGGAGACCTTCACGCTCGTCGACGCCGGTGACGGAGCGCATTACGGTATCCGTGCTTTCGACGGGCACTACCTCACGGCCGTGGGCGGTGGCGGACGGACCACCGACGTCATCCACTCCGACGCCACGCAGTTGCAGGGTTGGGAGAAGTTCACCATCACCAAGCTTCCGTCGGCTCGGGGCAGCCAGACCGTGTATTCGATCGGCACCATCGACGGACACTTCCTCACGGCCGTGGGCGGAGGCGGACGGACCACCGACACCATCCATTCCGATGCAACGGTGGCCAACGGCTGGGAGCAGTTCCACATCCACTGCGCAGGCTGA
- a CDS encoding FUSC family protein — translation MQVVAAVRRASVLNAADPGRIRLRSAAATTFSLLLAICAMLAFTRAAGQPVTVAMLGAVVAMQASAAVKDRDQRSRNITTLLLFFPAIGAMALAAVLAPHGKIVDVGFIAVLFAAVWVRRYGPRGNALGMVAFISYFFVMFLRTPVHQIPVLAVAVAVGIVSSLLVHVLLFPERPRVEARRLLSALRAASLSTLDVATRRGQVSVDVARHELDQLGETALLIDDWLDRHEAAKSLSVTSKDLALRVFEAQIMLEQAASFLWWLDQDEPWPEGLVDAVAALRICLDNNPTDEQLRQARRMGAAAADKADLSTSAGVATVTAYRAMQAHLAIHHITTNARGISDDDIAAAAARADGDDDDQDAPSGLNPSTKAAIQVAVATSAATILGNLISPDRGYWAVLTAFLVFTGVSTRGEILSRAGHRVVGTIAGVVAGVLLAAEIGRNPALQIVVLVVCVFFAFYLATVAYFWLTFFVTVLLAMLYGLLGNFSAQVLEVRIAETAVGSVVGIASAYFVFSTKTRATFAAKVTDYLDQMERVIDTAVTAVRTAGDAGDLVADTRRMDNALKEAVTAGKPLQMGPLSELRHGVRRLMRGLQVANRSAHALARAGVTAAQGVQVPDGADEALHQAAARAGAAVAGIRKLVAGDDPNTSERRSDTALFDVGLPEMRPGPVRASVRALNVIDRALTEVTVRM, via the coding sequence GTGCAGGTAGTGGCAGCGGTGCGGAGAGCAAGTGTCCTCAACGCTGCCGACCCCGGCCGCATCCGGCTGCGCAGTGCGGCTGCGACCACGTTCTCGCTGCTGCTGGCGATCTGTGCGATGTTGGCGTTCACCCGTGCGGCCGGGCAGCCGGTAACTGTCGCGATGCTCGGTGCGGTGGTCGCGATGCAGGCGTCAGCCGCCGTCAAGGATCGCGATCAGCGCAGCCGCAACATCACCACGCTGCTGCTGTTCTTCCCGGCGATCGGCGCCATGGCCCTGGCCGCAGTCCTGGCGCCGCACGGCAAGATCGTCGACGTCGGCTTCATCGCTGTGTTGTTCGCCGCGGTGTGGGTGCGGCGGTACGGACCGCGCGGAAACGCCCTCGGGATGGTCGCGTTCATCTCGTACTTCTTCGTGATGTTCCTGCGAACCCCGGTACATCAGATTCCGGTGCTGGCGGTCGCGGTGGCCGTGGGGATCGTGTCGTCGCTGTTGGTGCACGTGCTGTTGTTTCCGGAACGGCCACGTGTCGAGGCGCGTCGCCTGCTGTCGGCACTACGCGCCGCGTCGCTCTCGACGCTGGACGTCGCGACCCGCCGCGGTCAGGTCAGCGTCGACGTCGCGCGGCACGAACTCGACCAGCTGGGTGAGACGGCGCTGCTCATCGACGACTGGCTGGACCGTCACGAGGCCGCGAAGTCACTGAGTGTCACCAGCAAGGATCTGGCGCTGCGGGTGTTCGAAGCGCAGATCATGCTGGAACAGGCAGCATCGTTCCTGTGGTGGCTGGACCAGGACGAGCCGTGGCCCGAGGGTCTGGTCGACGCGGTCGCGGCGCTGCGAATCTGCCTGGACAACAACCCCACCGACGAACAGCTGCGGCAGGCCCGACGGATGGGCGCGGCAGCCGCCGACAAGGCTGACCTGTCGACCTCGGCGGGCGTCGCGACGGTCACGGCGTACCGGGCGATGCAGGCACACTTGGCGATTCACCACATCACCACCAACGCCCGCGGCATCAGCGACGACGATATCGCCGCGGCCGCTGCCAGGGCTGACGGTGACGACGACGACCAGGACGCGCCATCAGGCCTGAATCCCAGCACCAAAGCCGCGATTCAGGTCGCGGTGGCGACCAGCGCCGCAACGATTTTGGGCAATCTCATCTCACCTGACCGCGGGTATTGGGCGGTGTTGACGGCGTTCCTGGTGTTCACCGGTGTCTCGACGCGTGGCGAAATCCTTTCGCGCGCCGGGCATCGCGTCGTCGGCACCATCGCCGGGGTGGTGGCGGGCGTGCTGCTTGCCGCGGAGATCGGGCGGAACCCGGCGCTGCAGATCGTCGTCCTGGTGGTCTGTGTGTTCTTCGCGTTCTACCTGGCGACAGTCGCCTACTTCTGGTTGACGTTCTTTGTGACGGTGCTGCTGGCGATGTTGTACGGGCTCCTGGGCAATTTCAGTGCCCAGGTGCTCGAGGTGCGCATCGCGGAAACCGCCGTGGGCAGCGTGGTGGGTATCGCGTCCGCGTATTTCGTCTTCTCCACCAAGACCCGCGCCACGTTCGCCGCGAAGGTCACCGATTACCTCGACCAGATGGAGCGGGTGATCGACACCGCGGTAACGGCGGTACGCACCGCCGGAGACGCTGGTGATCTGGTTGCCGACACCCGCCGTATGGACAACGCACTGAAGGAAGCCGTCACGGCGGGTAAACCGCTTCAGATGGGTCCACTTTCGGAACTCCGACATGGGGTCCGGCGCCTGATGCGCGGACTACAGGTGGCCAACCGTTCGGCGCATGCGCTGGCTCGCGCCGGGGTCACCGCGGCACAAGGTGTGCAGGTCCCCGACGGTGCCGACGAGGCCCTCCACCAGGCGGCGGCGCGCGCCGGTGCCGCGGTGGCCGGCATTCGGAAGCTGGTCGCGGGTGACGACCCGAATACGTCTGAGAGGCGCAGTGATACAGCTCTTTTCGATGTCGGTCTACCCGAGATGCGACCAGGCCCGGTGCGGGCATCGGTCCGGGCCCTCAATGTCATCGACCGCGCGCTGACAGAGGTGACTGTTCGGATGTGA
- a CDS encoding cupin domain-containing protein — protein MIVDLFASFVHLYDDGRIEPAERTFGSGEPGWHVMTFHAETDAQVHADYWEIHTEADELVVCLAGEIRLYLRAEENGPGVTLTTGHAMVVPSGTWHRIALTRPSDIMSITFPRGSRLDQCD, from the coding sequence ATGATCGTCGACCTCTTCGCGTCCTTCGTCCACCTCTACGACGACGGCCGCATCGAACCGGCCGAGCGCACGTTCGGCTCCGGGGAGCCGGGATGGCATGTCATGACGTTCCACGCGGAGACCGACGCCCAGGTGCATGCCGACTATTGGGAAATCCACACCGAGGCAGACGAACTCGTCGTCTGCCTCGCCGGTGAGATACGGCTGTACCTACGCGCTGAAGAGAACGGTCCCGGCGTCACGCTGACGACGGGACACGCGATGGTCGTGCCGAGTGGGACGTGGCACCGCATCGCGTTGACACGTCCCAGCGACATCATGTCGATCACGTTCCCCCGCGGCAGCCGGCTCGATCAGTGCGACTGA
- a CDS encoding transglycosylase family protein, which produces MSGHLFVRAVAISGVLAISQLSLSISEANAEPNWDAIAQCESGGNWSANTGNGYYGGLQFSPGTWTANGGTGSPAAASRGEQIRVARNVMKTQGIGAWPVCGSAAGQAQAPNVCRTLVQFIPLSNLPFLCRTLLSVFR; this is translated from the coding sequence ATGAGCGGACACCTATTTGTTCGTGCGGTCGCCATATCCGGCGTACTCGCGATCTCCCAACTGTCGTTGTCGATCTCCGAGGCAAACGCCGAACCGAACTGGGATGCCATCGCCCAATGCGAATCGGGTGGCAACTGGTCGGCCAACACCGGCAACGGTTACTACGGCGGGCTGCAATTCAGCCCCGGCACCTGGACCGCCAACGGCGGCACCGGCTCTCCGGCGGCGGCCAGCCGCGGAGAACAGATCCGCGTGGCCCGAAATGTCATGAAGACACAGGGAATTGGCGCATGGCCGGTATGCGGAAGCGCGGCCGGGCAGGCTCAGGCACCGAACGTCTGCCGCACGCTCGTGCAGTTCATCCCGCTGTCGAACCTGCCGTTCCTGTGCCGGACGCTCCTGAGCGTCTTCCGCTGA
- a CDS encoding heme-binding protein — translation MRIRNIIGAGLIAGATFVGTATTAIADPPDCTAGDLANVMSGVNAATASYLFTHPDVNAFFTGLKGKNRDQMRTEITTYMDANPQVKSEIEGIRQPAADFRARCNAPVPDGPLN, via the coding sequence ATGAGAATCCGCAACATCATCGGTGCCGGCCTGATCGCCGGTGCGACGTTCGTCGGCACGGCCACGACCGCCATCGCCGACCCGCCGGACTGCACTGCCGGCGATCTCGCCAATGTGATGTCCGGGGTGAACGCCGCCACCGCGTCGTACCTGTTCACCCACCCGGACGTGAACGCGTTCTTCACGGGCCTCAAGGGCAAGAATCGCGACCAGATGCGCACCGAGATCACCACGTACATGGATGCGAATCCTCAAGTGAAGTCTGAAATCGAAGGTATTCGCCAGCCGGCAGCCGACTTCCGCGCACGCTGCAACGCACCGGTCCCGGATGGTCCGCTGAACTGA
- a CDS encoding CD225/dispanin family protein, giving the protein MTEIPPGNYPPPPAGGLPPAGAPPNNNLVLGILVTIFCCLPFGIVSIVKATQVSGLWAQGQFQAAQTAADEAKKWATWGAIAGAVVLVIYLVFTFVIGAASYGGAFT; this is encoded by the coding sequence ATGACTGAGATACCTCCGGGAAATTACCCTCCGCCGCCGGCCGGCGGCCTTCCGCCCGCGGGTGCACCGCCCAACAACAACCTGGTGCTGGGCATCCTCGTCACGATCTTCTGCTGCCTGCCGTTCGGCATCGTGTCGATCGTCAAGGCGACTCAGGTCTCGGGGCTGTGGGCCCAGGGCCAGTTCCAAGCCGCTCAGACAGCCGCGGACGAGGCCAAGAAGTGGGCGACGTGGGGTGCGATTGCCGGCGCCGTGGTGCTCGTGATCTACCTGGTGTTCACGTTCGTAATCGGTGCAGCGTCCTACGGGGGCGCGTTCACCTGA
- a CDS encoding pentapeptide repeat-containing protein, which translates to MSSAGAVTVSGLSSSIGRTSRDVDGDADFDEPAVTVADAEAEASARPGPASTRSPNCPSRPATGLPSATVRSVGVADLSGSTAPAGAGRSASAVVGPCVAEVADGADLSGSAAAVDGRAGVVGSAGASCALVTLVVGAGASVCDGGAATTGVSAGVVVVTGACGVFSGALLSGTLLSGALFSGALFSGAAITGATGVTGAAGGSAGGLAWTAGTSAGAGRLGASASTGCSRCLRPRWPPPSCP; encoded by the coding sequence ATGTCCTCGGCCGGCGCGGTCACCGTCTCGGGCTTGAGCAGCTCGATCGGCCGCACCTCGCGGGACGTCGACGGCGACGCCGACTTCGACGAACCCGCCGTCACCGTGGCCGACGCCGAGGCCGAGGCTTCGGCCCGACCGGGACCGGCCTCGACGCGCTCACCGAACTGCCCTTCCAGACCGGCGACCGGCTTGCCTTCTGCCACAGTGCGATCCGTGGGGGTCGCCGACTTGTCCGGGTCGACGGCGCCGGCCGGTGCCGGGCGCTCGGCGAGCGCGGTGGTCGGTCCCTGTGTTGCCGAGGTGGCGGACGGGGCCGACTTGTCCGGCTCGGCGGCAGCGGTCGACGGCCGTGCCGGAGTGGTCGGGTCGGCCGGGGCTTCCTGCGCCTTGGTGACCTTGGTGGTCGGTGCAGGAGCGTCGGTGTGTGACGGCGGCGCCGCGACGACGGGCGTGTCCGCCGGCGTCGTCGTGGTCACGGGAGCCTGCGGCGTCTTCTCCGGCGCCTTGCTCTCGGGGACCTTGTTGTCGGGCGCCTTGTTCTCGGGCGCCTTGTTCTCCGGAGCGGCGATCACCGGCGCCACTGGGGTGACGGGCGCCGCGGGCGGGTCGGCCGGCGGTTTGGCCTGGACCGCCGGAACGTCGGCAGGAGCGGGCCGGCTCGGCGCCTCGGCCTCTACCGGCTGCTCCCGCTGCTTGCGTCCCCGCTGGCCGCCGCCGTCCTGCCCGTAG
- a CDS encoding alpha/beta hydrolase gives MTTTLLADAPGGSTAPPLPPVVAPNHHGLSLLYGWLPVTIQVIAAIVLLLAIGWRGRRWRYLWLPLCAILGIAAAAWANWLTTSQGLAGNPAPAALWIWVGLSGLALGVLLLGWRGAAWWRRVVAVLAVPLCLLSTGVALNDWVGYFPTVQTAWGELTAGPLTDETEMSSVTSMKAAGVVPSHGAVVEVDIPDTASGFKHRTEVVYLPPAWFARNTPPLPAVMMIAGEFNTPADWLRIGNVASLFDNFAAAHGGNAPVFVFVDAGGSFNNDTECVNGPRGNVADHLTKDIPPYLESTIGVSAKPANWGVVGWSMGGTCAVDLAVMHPEQFGTFVDIAGDMGPNAGTKEQTIARLYGGSEAQWAAFDPRTVMTKHGPYQGVSGWFAISSDAPTQWKGPKARPDAVGLGGRDGAGNPGDQTEAGKALCALGRQLGIDCAVVAQPGKHDWPFAVTAFQTSFPWLAGRIGTPGVPVTGFPAGSTAPAPPAGPAASVAAGTIPAK, from the coding sequence GTGACGACGACGCTTCTTGCCGACGCCCCGGGCGGCTCGACCGCTCCGCCTCTCCCGCCCGTTGTCGCCCCCAATCACCACGGACTGTCTCTGCTCTACGGATGGCTGCCCGTGACCATCCAGGTGATCGCCGCGATCGTCCTGCTCCTGGCCATCGGGTGGCGAGGCCGGCGGTGGCGCTACCTGTGGCTACCGCTCTGCGCCATCCTCGGCATCGCGGCTGCCGCATGGGCGAACTGGTTAACGACATCCCAGGGTCTGGCGGGGAATCCGGCACCGGCAGCCCTGTGGATCTGGGTGGGCCTGTCGGGGCTGGCACTGGGCGTGCTGTTGCTCGGCTGGCGCGGTGCCGCGTGGTGGCGTCGCGTCGTCGCAGTCCTGGCCGTGCCGCTGTGCCTGCTCAGCACCGGCGTCGCCCTCAACGACTGGGTCGGCTACTTCCCGACCGTCCAGACCGCGTGGGGCGAGCTCACCGCCGGCCCGCTGACCGACGAGACCGAGATGTCCAGCGTCACCTCGATGAAGGCCGCCGGTGTCGTCCCGTCACACGGCGCGGTGGTCGAGGTGGACATCCCGGACACCGCGTCGGGCTTCAAGCACCGCACCGAGGTCGTCTACCTGCCGCCCGCATGGTTCGCGCGCAACACCCCGCCGCTGCCCGCCGTGATGATGATCGCCGGCGAATTCAACACCCCGGCGGACTGGCTGCGCATCGGCAACGTCGCCAGCCTCTTCGACAACTTCGCTGCCGCTCACGGCGGCAACGCACCGGTGTTCGTCTTCGTCGACGCGGGCGGTTCGTTCAACAACGACACCGAGTGCGTCAACGGCCCGCGCGGCAACGTCGCCGACCACCTCACCAAGGACATCCCGCCATACCTGGAGTCCACGATCGGTGTCAGCGCCAAACCCGCGAACTGGGGCGTCGTCGGCTGGTCCATGGGCGGGACCTGCGCGGTGGACCTCGCGGTGATGCATCCCGAGCAGTTCGGCACGTTCGTCGACATCGCGGGGGACATGGGGCCCAACGCGGGGACCAAGGAACAGACCATCGCCCGGCTCTACGGCGGCAGTGAAGCGCAGTGGGCGGCCTTCGATCCCCGGACGGTGATGACCAAACACGGTCCTTATCAAGGTGTCTCGGGCTGGTTTGCCATCTCGTCGGATGCCCCGACCCAATGGAAAGGGCCCAAGGCCCGCCCCGACGCCGTCGGTCTCGGCGGCCGCGACGGCGCCGGCAACCCCGGCGACCAGACCGAGGCCGGCAAGGCGTTGTGCGCCCTGGGGCGTCAGCTGGGTATCGACTGCGCCGTCGTCGCCCAGCCGGGCAAGCACGACTGGCCGTTCGCGGTGACGGCGTTCCAGACCAGCTTCCCGTGGTTGGCGGGCCGGATCGGCACCCCCGGCGTGCCGGTGACCGGGTTCCCGGCGGGATCGACTGCCCCAGCACCGCCCGCCGGCCCGGCCGCTTCGGTCGCGGCCGGAACAATCCCGGCCAAGTAG
- a CDS encoding alpha/beta hydrolase: MDPELQPFLSLFPKAELDDPVAARRRLAELSAAVPAPDTAGLRISDRRVPGHPDIPVRVYQPAEPVGAVLWLRGGGFVMGDLDTEHPWAARIAQATGAVVVSVGYRCAPENPYPAALDDVYQALTWLAANAPQLGVEPSRIAVGGHAAGANLAAAAALRVRDEGGPRIAFQLLNQPPLDDRQHSWSARTFTDTVFMTRNKVAASWRHYLGGRPASAYAAPARAEDLSGLPPTYLATAEFDPNRDEALEFGIRLLQAGVSVELHQWPGTFHGSQVILGADVSRRQLAELGGALRRGLAAGAADLRAVSA; encoded by the coding sequence ATGGACCCCGAGCTGCAGCCCTTCCTGTCGCTGTTCCCGAAAGCCGAATTGGACGATCCGGTGGCGGCCCGCCGACGGCTTGCCGAACTGTCCGCCGCCGTGCCGGCGCCCGACACCGCCGGCCTGCGAATCAGCGACCGCCGCGTCCCTGGCCACCCCGACATTCCGGTACGCGTGTACCAGCCCGCGGAGCCCGTCGGCGCCGTCCTGTGGCTACGCGGCGGCGGGTTCGTGATGGGCGATCTCGATACCGAACACCCGTGGGCCGCGCGCATCGCCCAGGCCACGGGCGCCGTCGTGGTGTCCGTCGGCTACCGCTGCGCACCCGAGAACCCTTATCCCGCAGCGCTGGACGACGTGTATCAGGCCCTCACCTGGCTGGCGGCGAATGCGCCGCAGCTCGGCGTCGAGCCGAGCCGTATCGCCGTCGGCGGTCATGCCGCGGGCGCGAACCTCGCCGCCGCGGCCGCGCTGCGCGTACGTGACGAGGGCGGCCCCCGGATCGCCTTTCAACTGCTCAACCAGCCACCACTCGACGATCGCCAGCACAGCTGGTCGGCCCGGACCTTCACCGACACCGTCTTCATGACGCGGAACAAGGTCGCCGCCAGTTGGCGGCACTATCTCGGTGGCCGGCCCGCGTCGGCCTACGCGGCGCCGGCGCGGGCCGAAGATCTGTCCGGGCTACCGCCCACGTACCTCGCCACGGCGGAGTTCGATCCCAATCGCGACGAAGCGCTCGAGTTCGGCATCCGGCTGCTGCAGGCGGGCGTTTCCGTCGAACTGCACCAATGGCCCGGCACGTTCCACGGATCGCAGGTGATCCTCGGTGCCGACGTCTCGAGGCGCCAGCTCGCTGAACTCGGTGGGGCACTGCGCCGCGGCCTCGCCGCGGGGGCGGCGGACCTGCGGGCGGTGTCCGCATGA
- a CDS encoding Dyp-type peroxidase yields the protein MLEFDDIQHILLTRTPALTGRYEFLTFDTPEGGRAWLSEMQDKVQSATDAKATMDESDRWVTLAFTWNGLRALGVPADSLATFPDAFREGMASRAGILGDVGSAAPEHWVGGLAGDDLHAIAILFSRTDEQNAKSIAAHDDLLARTDGVRSLSYLDLNATPPFNYAHDHFGFRDRLSQPVMKGSGEEPTPGSGDPLEPGEFILGYDDENGPVVDLPQPEVLSRNGSYMAYRRLEEHVGVFRDYLRENADTPEGQELLAAKFMGRWRSGAPLVLAPDQDDPELGADPMRNNDFNYKEEDPFGYACPLGAHARRLNPRDTAHYMNRRRMIRRGATYGPALPEGAPDDGVDRGIAAFIICADLVRQFEFAQNVWINDKAFHELGNEHDPICGTQDGTLDFTVPKRPIRKVHKGLPAFTTMKGGGYFFLPGIGGIRYLAALGN from the coding sequence ATGCTCGAATTCGATGACATCCAACACATCCTGCTGACCCGGACCCCTGCTCTCACCGGGCGTTACGAGTTCCTGACGTTCGACACCCCGGAAGGTGGCCGGGCGTGGTTGTCGGAGATGCAGGACAAGGTGCAATCGGCCACCGACGCCAAGGCCACCATGGACGAGTCCGATCGCTGGGTCACGTTGGCGTTCACGTGGAATGGCCTGCGTGCACTGGGCGTGCCGGCGGATTCGTTGGCGACCTTCCCCGATGCATTCCGGGAAGGCATGGCGTCGCGCGCCGGCATTCTGGGCGACGTCGGGTCCGCCGCGCCGGAACACTGGGTGGGCGGACTGGCGGGCGACGACCTGCACGCCATCGCGATCCTGTTCTCCCGCACCGACGAACAGAACGCGAAATCCATCGCGGCGCACGACGACCTGCTCGCGCGGACCGACGGTGTGCGCAGCCTGTCGTATCTCGACCTCAATGCCACGCCACCGTTCAACTACGCCCATGATCACTTCGGATTCCGGGATCGCCTGTCGCAACCGGTGATGAAGGGATCGGGGGAGGAGCCGACGCCGGGCTCGGGCGACCCGTTGGAGCCCGGGGAGTTCATCCTCGGGTACGACGATGAGAACGGTCCTGTGGTGGATCTGCCGCAGCCCGAGGTGCTTTCGCGCAACGGCAGCTACATGGCCTACCGCAGACTCGAGGAGCACGTCGGCGTGTTTCGGGATTACTTGCGCGAGAACGCCGATACCCCGGAAGGCCAAGAGCTGCTGGCCGCGAAATTCATGGGGCGGTGGCGCAGCGGCGCCCCACTGGTGCTGGCGCCGGACCAGGACGACCCCGAGTTGGGTGCGGATCCGATGCGCAACAACGACTTCAACTACAAGGAAGAGGATCCGTTCGGCTACGCGTGCCCGCTGGGGGCGCACGCGCGGCGACTGAATCCCCGCGACACCGCGCACTACATGAATCGTCGCCGGATGATCCGGCGCGGCGCCACGTACGGTCCGGCACTGCCCGAGGGAGCCCCGGACGACGGCGTCGACCGCGGCATCGCGGCCTTCATCATCTGTGCGGATCTGGTGCGCCAGTTCGAGTTTGCACAGAACGTCTGGATCAACGACAAGGCGTTCCATGAGCTCGGCAACGAACATGATCCGATCTGCGGCACGCAGGACGGCACTCTGGACTTCACCGTCCCCAAGCGGCCGATCCGCAAGGTGCACAAGGGACTTCCGGCCTTCACCACGATGAAGGGCGGCGGGTACTTCTTCCTGCCGGGCATCGGCGGCATCCGCTACCTGGCCGCGCTGGGGAACTGA